Proteins encoded within one genomic window of Pseudorasbora parva isolate DD20220531a chromosome 3, ASM2467924v1, whole genome shotgun sequence:
- the gas1b gene encoding growth arrest-specific protein 1b, with protein MWAHQGMALSGNPAVTPRLQILILSVGCALICFSRLSTASPAHSQRLICWQAIMKCQGEPECHYAYTQYLHACGAVINGNRKKCPSHCISSIIQLNLTANGPALEDCECSTDTLCKMTKRAIEPCMPRTSHMGCTEARQQCEKDPECSTAMRDYLYHCRKLFGGERCSDDCRRVITNMRSIPKAQLLDTCVCDGTERTICEYVKISMKNFCFSDRYGGSGFSDTEDDLEDDYETDYEDEESDSWDLKAQTCSIVVSTILTLFFSFVTLR; from the coding sequence ATGTGGGCGCATCAAGGAATGGCACTGTctggcaaccctgcagtcactCCACGGCTGCAGATATTGATTTTGTCCGTCGGCTGCGCGTTGATATGTTTTAGTCGTTTATCCACCGCGTCACCGGCACACAGCCAGCGTTTGATATGCTGGCAGGCCATCATGAAGTGCCAAGGAGAACCGGAGTGCCACTACGCGTATACTCAGTATCTTCACGCGTGCGGTGCGGTAATAAACGGCAATAGGAAGAAATGTCCTAGCCACTGCATTTCTTCCATCATTCAGCTCAACCTGACTGCGAACGGCCCGGCACTGGAGGACTGTGAGTGCTCCACGGACACTTTATGCAAGATGACCAAGCGAGCCATCGAGCCCTGTATGCCCAGAACCAGCCACATGGGCTGCACCGAAGCCCGTCAGCAGTGCGAGAAGGATCCCGAGTGCAGCACCGCCATGCGGGACTATCTGTATCACTGCAGGAAACTGTTCGGAGGAGAGCGCTGTTCGGACGACTGCCGGCGGGTCATCACGAACATGCGCTCCATTCCCAAAGCCCAGCTTCTGGACACTTGCGTGTGTGACGGCACAGAGAGGACCATATGCGAGTATGTCAAAATCAGCATGAAAAACTTCTGCTTTAGCGACAGATATGGCGGCAGTGGCTTTTCAGATACAGAGGACGATTTGGAGGACGACTACGAGACGGATTATGAGGATGAAGAGAGTGATTCCTGGGATTTAAAAGCACAAACGTGTTCGATTGTGGTGTCCACCATTTTgacacttttcttttcttttgtcaCATTAAGATAA